A genomic segment from Paenibacillus sp. FSL K6-1096 encodes:
- a CDS encoding radical SAM protein, whose product MELLMNEGKILQLLNDFVACEEFCNLSCDYCLAEGANLKEKHQFNRIDGKLNYSKDYKGLVYSDGYKIKEKIDETLKTYREKFNAPILKLSGGEIMLIRNLEELIERESQYYECVQLLTNGLLLNKQNIARLATVKNLNVQLSMDGHTLEMNQCRLKSETLNEKLLQNLDMLINNNIVTEIYCVLSKVNIEKFDIFLDYIMSNYGNKIHVIPFPVRFLGAKKYFPEQDQLKSLKKVIYNFDKYSEVLPPLKYINEMISFIENGFRQSQCSVPKIMSQIFDDGIITPCPNCWTVQIGNINSSFDTVTENMHNHRIYELMTAKKPRAPFCTQCFTDYHLFNLYFNNELTLEEIAQNRPLLQGKRVQERLELLKLFSSKE is encoded by the coding sequence ATGGAACTCTTAATGAACGAAGGCAAAATATTACAACTGCTAAATGATTTTGTAGCCTGTGAAGAGTTCTGCAATTTGAGTTGTGATTACTGTCTGGCCGAAGGTGCGAACCTGAAGGAAAAGCATCAATTTAACAGGATCGATGGAAAACTGAATTATTCAAAAGATTATAAAGGATTGGTATATTCTGATGGATACAAGATAAAAGAAAAAATAGATGAAACACTTAAAACCTATCGTGAAAAGTTTAATGCTCCAATACTAAAGCTTAGTGGCGGAGAGATTATGCTCATCAGAAATCTGGAAGAGTTGATTGAGCGGGAATCTCAATATTATGAATGTGTTCAGTTACTAACGAATGGCTTGTTGCTAAATAAGCAAAACATTGCAAGATTAGCAACAGTAAAAAATTTAAATGTTCAGCTTTCAATGGACGGGCATACTTTGGAGATGAATCAATGCCGTCTAAAATCAGAAACGCTAAATGAAAAGTTACTTCAAAATCTTGATATGTTAATTAACAATAATATAGTAACTGAGATATATTGTGTTTTAAGTAAAGTGAACATTGAGAAATTTGATATTTTTTTAGATTATATAATGAGTAATTATGGGAATAAAATACACGTAATACCCTTTCCTGTGAGATTCCTTGGCGCAAAGAAATATTTTCCTGAACAAGATCAATTGAAAAGTTTGAAAAAAGTAATTTATAACTTTGATAAATATAGTGAAGTACTTCCACCGCTGAAATATATCAATGAAATGATTTCTTTTATCGAAAATGGTTTCAGACAGTCACAGTGTTCTGTTCCGAAAATTATGAGTCAAATATTTGATGACGGCATCATTACACCTTGTCCAAACTGTTGGACTGTTCAGATTGGAAATATTAATTCATCGTTTGATACTGTTACTGAAAATATGCACAATCATAGAATTTATGAACTGATGACAGCAAAGAAACCTAGAGCACCTTTCTGTACGCAATGCTTTACGGATTACCATTTGTTTAATCTATATTTCAATAACGAATTAACTTTAGAAGAGATAGCCCAAAATCGCCCGTTGTTACAAGGAAAAAGAGTTCAAGAGCGGTTAGAATTGCTGAAATTATTCTCATCAAAAGAATAG
- a CDS encoding glycosyltransferase yields the protein MYNGVSVIIPTYNKKERLKYTLDSLNNQVLVDPTHIEIIIVDDGSSDGTQELINQFNFKYPVKYIYQINTGRSSARNVGIRNAEFSVLLFCDDDMLMPGNFVANHLSIQNTCRKPTLVHGEIYNLSLLKFFQDPGTGYLFDKLITHSNLEKVKEYLLVNNYEENLRIAVTQKKTTLFEKQIQEIFNKCLSSLYWLCCTGGNISCSYGSLDDLYFDEDLDKCWGCEDLELGYRLHLANYDFIYSHDAFSFHIDHYRKNYKDNLEKAFEMFYSKHKLELVKKLPKLLLGEIREIDEFIEHL from the coding sequence ATGTATAATGGTGTAAGCGTTATTATTCCAACATACAACAAAAAAGAACGTTTAAAGTATACGCTTGATTCTTTAAATAATCAGGTACTTGTTGATCCAACTCATATTGAAATCATTATTGTTGATGACGGTTCGTCTGATGGAACTCAAGAACTAATCAATCAATTCAATTTTAAATATCCCGTGAAATATATATATCAAATCAATACCGGGAGATCTAGTGCCAGAAATGTTGGGATTAGAAATGCTGAATTTTCAGTTTTGCTTTTCTGTGATGATGATATGCTTATGCCTGGAAATTTTGTCGCTAATCACCTGTCTATACAGAATACATGCCGCAAACCGACGCTTGTTCATGGGGAAATATACAACTTAAGCCTTTTGAAGTTTTTTCAGGATCCCGGCACCGGATATTTATTTGACAAACTTATAACTCACAGTAATTTGGAGAAAGTCAAAGAGTATTTATTAGTTAATAATTATGAAGAGAATTTACGTATTGCCGTTACTCAGAAAAAAACAACTCTGTTTGAAAAGCAAATACAAGAAATCTTCAATAAATGTTTATCTTCTTTATATTGGTTATGTTGCACGGGGGGGAATATATCCTGTTCTTACGGTTCTTTGGATGACTTATACTTTGATGAAGATTTAGATAAATGTTGGGGATGTGAAGATTTAGAACTTGGATATAGATTGCACTTGGCTAACTATGATTTTATCTATAGTCATGATGCTTTTTCTTTTCATATTGACCACTATAGAAAAAACTACAAAGACAACCTGGAGAAAGCCTTTGAAATGTTTTACTCCAAGCACAAGCTTGAACTTGTGAAAAAATTACCAAAGTTATTATTAGGTGAAATAAGAGAAATTGATGAATTTATAGAGCATTTATAA
- the cydC gene encoding thiol reductant ABC exporter subunit CydC produces MNELAILSKAMIAERKDILLSILGGFIAGAAGVALFSASGYLISQTVFMPPLYTLIVLTALVKLLGLLRAASRYGERLYSHRATFSMLSRLRTGFFARLIPLTPGILNKNRSGDLLARIVGDIESLQNYFLRVAYPPVIVITVFLATMVFSASYSFWIACLFVAGMLLTAVVVPGIVLLGQRPIHGRVRNQRAQLSTEVTEVLYGFRDLKVYGQLPQREQQLKKASAALTIEQQRAASHLLRGQAMHTFVTFFVSWGVLTLGAYLIMKGELAGVFLAMLVMASQTVFEEAAAMATLPAYKQDSEHAATRLTETVLTAGDAPVQPGRPLPEGEAVSVELSGVTFQYEDEWRPALTEVSLHLPAGSRTAVVGPSGSGKSTLIDLLLKLRTPVAGDIRLGGIPVQELDETSIWASSNVVLQQSHFFRGTVRDNLLLDGDEQSDEVLLEALAKAQLPDVALTDMVFEKGENLSDGEKQRLALARVMLRKGRLWLLDEPTSSLDYVTEERVLTHLHEQAAGDTLLLICHRLTGLEGMDKIIVMEQGRVIETGSYAELMEQRGYLYRMKQIELSMI; encoded by the coding sequence ATGAACGAGCTGGCGATTTTGTCCAAAGCCATGATAGCAGAGAGGAAGGATATTCTCCTGTCGATTCTGGGAGGATTTATTGCCGGCGCAGCCGGTGTGGCTCTCTTCTCCGCGAGCGGGTATCTGATTTCACAGACGGTCTTTATGCCGCCGCTCTATACCCTGATCGTCCTTACCGCGCTGGTCAAGCTGCTTGGTCTGCTCCGGGCGGCAAGCCGTTACGGGGAACGCCTGTATTCGCACAGAGCAACCTTTTCGATGCTTAGCCGTTTGCGCACCGGATTTTTTGCCCGGCTGATCCCCCTAACGCCCGGTATCTTGAACAAGAACCGTAGCGGAGATCTGCTTGCGCGGATTGTCGGAGATATAGAGAGCCTGCAAAATTATTTTTTGCGTGTCGCGTATCCGCCGGTTATCGTCATCACGGTCTTTCTGGCAACGATGGTGTTTAGCGCCTCTTATTCATTCTGGATCGCCTGCTTGTTTGTAGCAGGAATGCTGCTGACCGCAGTGGTTGTGCCGGGCATTGTATTGCTGGGCCAGCGGCCGATACACGGCCGGGTCCGTAATCAGCGGGCGCAGCTGTCAACGGAAGTGACAGAGGTCTTGTACGGCTTCCGCGATCTGAAGGTGTACGGGCAATTGCCGCAGCGGGAACAGCAGCTTAAGAAGGCTTCGGCAGCACTGACCATAGAGCAGCAGCGTGCAGCCAGCCATCTGCTGCGCGGACAGGCGATGCACACCTTTGTCACCTTTTTTGTATCGTGGGGTGTACTGACGTTAGGGGCCTATCTAATTATGAAAGGTGAGCTGGCTGGCGTATTTCTGGCGATGCTGGTCATGGCTTCACAGACGGTGTTTGAAGAAGCTGCGGCCATGGCTACTTTACCGGCCTATAAGCAAGACAGTGAGCACGCGGCCACAAGGTTGACCGAAACCGTATTGACTGCCGGTGATGCACCGGTGCAGCCGGGCCGTCCTCTGCCGGAGGGAGAAGCTGTGTCGGTGGAGCTGTCCGGTGTTACGTTCCAATATGAAGATGAATGGCGTCCCGCGCTGACAGAGGTATCGCTGCACCTCCCGGCAGGCTCCAGAACGGCAGTGGTTGGGCCGAGCGGGTCCGGCAAATCCACGCTGATCGATCTGCTGCTCAAGCTGCGCACGCCTGTAGCCGGTGACATACGTTTGGGCGGCATTCCGGTGCAGGAGCTGGATGAGACAAGCATTTGGGCATCCTCTAATGTCGTCTTACAGCAAAGTCATTTTTTCCGCGGAACGGTCCGTGATAACCTGCTGCTGGATGGAGACGAACAGTCTGATGAAGTATTGTTAGAGGCTCTCGCGAAGGCCCAACTGCCGGATGTGGCATTAACCGATATGGTATTCGAAAAAGGAGAGAACCTGTCTGACGGCGAGAAGCAGCGTCTGGCTTTGGCCCGGGTCATGCTCCGCAAAGGGCGGTTATGGCTGCTGGATGAACCAACCTCTTCGCTGGATTACGTAACGGAAGAGCGGGTGTTGACCCATCTCCACGAACAGGCCGCCGGAGATACCTTACTGCTCATTTGCCACCGGCTTACCGGCCTGGAAGGCATGGACAAGATTATCGTCATGGAGCAGGGCAGGGTCATCGAAACAGGTTCATATGCGGAGCTGATGGAGCAAAGGGGCTATTTGTACCGGATGAAGCAGATTGAGCTATCTATGATATAA
- a CDS encoding cytochrome d ubiquinol oxidase subunit II, producing MSYELIGISVLWLFLYGYLIVASIDFGAGFFAFYARLTKQDHLINRLISRYLSPVWEITNVFFVFFYIGLVGFFPDTAYYYGSALLVPGSIALILIAIRGSFYAFENYGSKNNIVYLFLYGASGLLIPASLSVALTLSEGGFIFKQGETVSLDYWALFTNPLSWSIVGLAIVSVLFISSSFLAFYASRAEDQPALKLMRTYALFWSTPTIVVALTAFIYLGQHNERHFQNMMDLWWLLALSVAFFMLAMWLLYSGRRYGLAFISIMLQFLCAFFAYGIGQYPYILDPFITLENSITSPAMGLALVIVFIGGMCLLVPSLILVFKLFLFDADYVKGKK from the coding sequence ATGAGTTATGAGCTGATTGGAATTTCAGTGCTCTGGCTGTTTTTATACGGCTATTTAATTGTGGCCTCTATTGATTTTGGAGCCGGGTTCTTTGCCTTTTATGCCCGGCTGACGAAACAGGATCATCTGATTAACCGTCTGATCTCCCGCTACTTATCGCCTGTCTGGGAGATTACGAATGTGTTTTTCGTCTTTTTTTACATTGGACTGGTCGGATTCTTCCCGGATACCGCTTATTATTACGGCTCGGCGCTGCTTGTTCCGGGCAGCATTGCGCTTATCCTGATCGCGATCCGCGGCTCGTTCTATGCGTTCGAGAATTACGGCTCCAAAAATAACATCGTATATCTGTTCCTATACGGCGCTTCGGGGCTGCTGATTCCCGCGTCCTTGTCCGTGGCGCTCACCCTGTCGGAAGGCGGCTTTATCTTTAAGCAGGGTGAGACCGTGTCGCTGGATTACTGGGCCTTGTTCACCAACCCGTTATCCTGGAGCATTGTCGGCCTGGCGATTGTATCCGTGCTGTTCATCAGCAGCTCCTTCCTGGCCTTTTATGCTTCCCGGGCAGAGGATCAACCCGCGCTGAAGCTGATGCGTACCTATGCGCTGTTCTGGAGTACGCCGACCATTGTTGTCGCACTGACAGCCTTTATTTATCTGGGCCAGCACAATGAGCGGCATTTTCAAAATATGATGGATTTATGGTGGCTGCTTGCGCTGTCCGTTGCTTTCTTCATGCTTGCCATGTGGCTGCTCTACAGCGGCCGCCGTTACGGCTTGGCGTTCATAAGCATCATGCTGCAATTTCTATGTGCCTTCTTCGCTTACGGAATCGGGCAGTACCCTTATATTCTGGACCCGTTCATTACGCTGGAGAACAGCATCACCTCACCGGCCATGGGCCTGGCGCTGGTTATTGTGTTCATCGGCGGGATGTGCCTGCTGGTTCCTTCCCTGATTCTGGTGTTCAAGCTGTTCCTCTTTGACGCAGATTATGTGAAAGGAAAGAAATAA
- the cydD gene encoding thiol reductant ABC exporter subunit CydD, whose amino-acid sequence MNNTTSLIAEQMSGQRKRLVMLTLLSLLLGIAIVSQAGLLAEAVQRVFVEKASLSSVALLLALLLSVMAIRTLLLYANGRIGLAMAAAAKANMRAAVLQRLTRTSMPSTLRGQTGEKVSVALDAVDEADSYFSQYMPRMVEAAIIPVLILVATFILHANTGFILLFTAPFIPLFMILVGLQTKNKSEEKYAQLAEFSGTFLDSLQGLVTLKIFGQSRRQQQQIERSSLGYRDATMDILKVAFTNTFMLESIVMLSIGIVALELAIQLLVFKSMPFHTAFLVLLLVPEFFNLLKNTGTAFHSGRTSMGAVRKVEQMLAEMGGGTGTQPEGGQESSAKLLRMPPSIELKDVHFHYAPGSFELKAGPVSIGPGEHVAIVGQSGSGKTTLLHLIAGLLKPVSGTVMVNGSPLTEWEEDSWFEQVSYITQHPYIFAGTFADNIAIGAGRKVSREEIRQAAEEAGLAPLVAGLEQGLDTNVGEGGRGLSGGEKQRLALARAFLKRPALILFDEPTVGLDLQTEQILQSSITALAKNATMITVAHRLYTIRQADHILFMDHGVLAAAGSHDELLELMPQYAEMVNIQRKGGSA is encoded by the coding sequence ATGAACAACACAACAAGCTTGATCGCTGAGCAGATGTCAGGGCAACGAAAACGGCTTGTTATGCTGACCCTCTTGTCGCTCCTGCTTGGCATTGCGATTGTAAGTCAGGCCGGGCTGCTGGCGGAAGCGGTCCAGCGGGTGTTCGTGGAGAAGGCTTCCTTATCTTCGGTTGCCTTGCTGCTCGCTCTGCTGCTGTCAGTGATGGCGATCCGCACTCTGCTGTTGTACGCAAACGGAAGAATCGGCCTGGCTATGGCGGCCGCCGCTAAGGCAAATATGCGTGCAGCCGTGCTGCAGAGGCTTACCCGTACCTCCATGCCTTCAACGCTGCGGGGGCAGACGGGGGAGAAGGTCAGTGTGGCGCTGGATGCAGTGGACGAAGCCGACAGCTATTTCAGCCAGTACATGCCGCGGATGGTGGAAGCAGCGATCATTCCGGTTCTGATTCTGGTAGCTACGTTTATCTTGCATGCGAATACCGGCTTCATTCTGCTGTTTACGGCACCGTTCATTCCGCTGTTTATGATTCTGGTGGGACTGCAAACGAAAAACAAATCCGAAGAAAAATATGCGCAGCTTGCCGAATTCTCCGGTACGTTCCTGGATTCGCTGCAAGGGCTGGTGACCTTGAAAATATTTGGGCAATCCCGCCGCCAGCAGCAGCAGATTGAGCGCAGCAGCCTGGGGTACCGTGACGCGACTATGGATATTCTGAAGGTTGCCTTTACGAATACGTTTATGCTGGAATCGATCGTTATGCTGAGCATCGGGATTGTTGCCCTTGAATTGGCTATTCAACTGCTCGTGTTCAAATCCATGCCATTCCACACGGCCTTTCTGGTGCTGCTGCTTGTTCCTGAGTTCTTTAATCTGCTAAAAAATACAGGCACCGCTTTTCACAGCGGGCGGACCAGTATGGGGGCCGTCCGTAAGGTGGAGCAAATGCTTGCGGAAATGGGCGGCGGCACCGGCACACAGCCGGAAGGGGGCCAAGAGTCCTCAGCCAAGCTGCTGCGGATGCCGCCATCTATAGAGCTGAAGGATGTTCATTTCCATTATGCACCCGGTTCATTTGAGCTTAAGGCTGGACCCGTCTCCATAGGACCGGGAGAGCATGTTGCCATTGTCGGCCAGAGCGGCTCGGGCAAAACAACCCTGCTCCATCTCATTGCCGGGCTGCTGAAGCCGGTATCAGGGACAGTGATGGTGAACGGCAGCCCGCTGACGGAGTGGGAGGAGGACTCATGGTTCGAGCAGGTCAGCTACATTACACAGCACCCCTATATTTTTGCCGGCACCTTCGCTGACAATATCGCCATCGGCGCCGGACGTAAGGTCTCCAGGGAAGAAATCAGGCAGGCGGCAGAGGAAGCGGGACTTGCACCGCTGGTTGCCGGGCTGGAGCAGGGACTGGACACTAATGTCGGGGAAGGCGGCAGGGGACTGTCGGGCGGGGAAAAGCAGCGTCTTGCTTTAGCGCGGGCCTTTTTGAAGCGTCCGGCCCTGATCCTGTTCGATGAACCTACGGTAGGCCTGGACCTTCAGACCGAACAAATTCTGCAAAGCTCCATAACTGCGCTGGCCAAAAATGCAACGATGATCACAGTCGCACACCGGTTATATACGATCCGGCAAGCGGATCACATTTTGTTTATGGACCATGGAGTATTGGCGGCGGCAGGATCTCACGATGAGCTGCTTGAACTTATGCCTCAATATGCCGAGATGGTTAATATTCAGCGAAAAGGAGGGTCAGCATGA
- a CDS encoding PIG-L family deacetylase, which yields MSECSVIDTVIKGLGKRLNGIGKIIKAAKVLVLSPHHDDEVIGCGGTLLTYLDDDTEIVIVYMTDGRFGIKPEDAWIRKEEAQKVWDKYDRVKQIFLDFEDTKLTENSLEARGILTDLLNDFKPDMIFTPWILDLHVDHRSTSIILRESLCQAELSNCTVSSYEVMCPAYSNHSVNITKKMEAKMSFLELYKSQHTYLNIKNTTLSLNEFRGHLFRLKSITYAEGFCVLEQDNYCEFIDKLSNVQ from the coding sequence ATGAGTGAATGCTCCGTAATTGACACAGTAATAAAAGGTTTAGGGAAGAGGCTTAACGGTATTGGGAAAATTATAAAAGCAGCAAAAGTGCTTGTACTTTCACCACATCATGATGACGAAGTTATAGGCTGTGGCGGAACATTATTGACATACTTAGATGACGATACAGAAATTGTTATCGTTTATATGACAGATGGCAGATTTGGAATAAAACCTGAAGATGCTTGGATACGTAAAGAAGAAGCGCAGAAAGTATGGGACAAATATGATCGGGTGAAGCAGATTTTTCTGGATTTTGAGGATACAAAATTAACTGAGAACTCCTTAGAGGCTAGAGGGATTTTAACTGACTTGTTGAATGACTTCAAGCCGGATATGATTTTTACCCCTTGGATTTTAGATCTGCATGTTGATCACAGATCAACATCAATAATTTTACGAGAATCTCTATGCCAAGCAGAACTAAGTAACTGTACTGTTTCAAGTTATGAGGTGATGTGTCCTGCCTATTCAAACCATTCGGTAAACATAACCAAAAAAATGGAAGCGAAAATGTCCTTTCTTGAGTTATATAAAAGTCAACATACATACTTAAATATTAAAAATACTACATTATCTTTAAATGAATTTCGGGGGCATTTATTTAGGTTAAAGTCAATTACCTATGCTGAAGGGTTTTGTGTTTTAGAACAGGATAATTATTGTGAATTTATAGACAAATTATCAAATGTACAGTGA